The stretch of DNA GCAACCGCGCCACCCGTCCCGTGTCACGCCGGTCCGTCCGCCTCGAGGTCCCGCCCTACGTCTATCGCACCCGCCGCCGCTTCACGCGCTGTCCCGGGTGCCGGCGGATCTTCTGGCGCGCGACGCACGTCCGGAACATGCTCGCGGATCTCAGGACCCGGATAGCGGAGGATTGACCGGGCGGCCCAGGCTCCTCCGCAGGACAGCGTACAGCGGAACGCCGGCGGCGGCCACCGCGCAGCCGGCGAGCGCGGTGGGCGTCTGTCGCACGGCGATGTGCGCCGCCACGCCGAGGACCGCGAGGACGAACAGGGCCGGGAGCCACGGGTAGCCCGGCATGCGGAAGATCCCATCCTCCCGGTCCCCCGGCGCGCGCCGGCGCAGCACGAACAGGCAGGACGCCACGACCGCCAGGGACAGCGCGTCGGTGAACATGACGAACCCCAGAAGCTTCTCGAACGAGCCGAGGAACAGGAGGGGCACGAACGCCGTGAGGCCGAAAAAGGCGAGCCCCGGCCCCTGCGCCTGGGTATGGTGGTCGAACCGCCCCAGGACGGCGGGAAGGAGCCGGTCCTCGGCCATGGCCAGGTAGCTGCGCGGCAGGTGGAGCATCGTCGCGTTCACGAAGCCGGCCGCGGACAGAAAAATGGCGATCGACACGAACGCCTCTCCCGCCCCGCCCAGGATGCTCCGGGCGAGATCGGCGGCGACCAGCGGCGAGGCCGCGACGCCGCGGGCGCCCAGCGCCCGGACGTAGGCGAGGTTGATCGACAGGTAGAGCGCCGTGACGATGAGCATGCCGGCGCAGACGGCCCGCGGCAGGCCGCGACGGGGCTGCCGCACGTCCGCCGCCAGGTTCATGGTGTTCTGGTAGCCGCCGTAGGTGTAGAAGACCGCGACGAGCGCGGCGAGCCAGCCGGCCGGGGCGGGAGAGGCCGGCGCCGCATCGCCGACCGTCGCGGCGCCGGAACGGGCGAGCAGAATCCCCGCGGTGGCCAGCCCGGCGATCAGGACGATCTTGGAGAGCGACAGGACATTCTGCGTCCGCGCCCCCGTCCGGATCCCGGCGTAGTTGAGCGCCAGCAGTCCGCCCATCATGACGGCCGCGAGCCAGGTCGCTTCCTGTCCCGGAGCGCCG from Candidatus Polarisedimenticolia bacterium encodes:
- a CDS encoding APC family permease, with protein sequence GAPGQEATWLAAVMMGGLLALNYAGIRTGARTQNVLSLSKIVLIAGLATAGILLARSGAATVGDAAPASPAPAGWLAALVAVFYTYGGYQNTMNLAADVRQPRRGLPRAVCAGMLIVTALYLSINLAYVRALGARGVAASPLVAADLARSILGGAGEAFVSIAIFLSAAGFVNATMLHLPRSYLAMAEDRLLPAVLGRFDHHTQAQGPGLAFFGLTAFVPLLFLGSFEKLLGFVMFTDALSLAVVASCLFVLRRRAPGDREDGIFRMPGYPWLPALFVLAVLGVAAHIAVRQTPTALAGCAVAAAGVPLYAVLRRSLGRPVNPPLSGS